The following proteins are co-located in the Vigna unguiculata cultivar IT97K-499-35 chromosome 9, ASM411807v1, whole genome shotgun sequence genome:
- the LOC114163784 gene encoding DEAD-box ATP-dependent RNA helicase 17 isoform X1, which produces MGVKKLSQGVKNEGNGSNDNVFASCSFSSLGLDSNLCEQLHERLGFEVPTLVQAQAIPVILSGRHALVNAATGTGKTAAYLAPIVHLLQGYENRIQRSDGTFALVLVPTRELCLQVYEILQKLLHRFHWIVPGYVMGGENRSKEKARLRKGISILIATPGRLLDHLKNTTSFLHSSLRWIIFDEADRILELGFGKDIEEILDLLGSRKTAHDDQKNTVPRNSKIQRQNLLLSATLNEKVNHLAKISLDNPVMVGLDGKKIEQISTAVSNDHSESDEDNEDQYSSKMPTVGDYKVPVQLIQRYMKVPCGSRLPILLSIIKHLFEREPSQKVVVFFSTCDAVDFHYSLLSEFQFSSYPQTEGTRQKFLGCKIFQLHGSMVQEDRRTSFQTFKTEKSALLLSSDVSARGLDFPKVRCIIQYDSPGEATEYVHRVGRTARLGEKGESLLFLQPVEIDYLQDLEKHGVSLTEYPVLKVLDSFPLQKNYTKKSVFLDSHPWVLSLQKALEAFIMSKPEVDKLAKKAFCSWVRAYTAHRGELKRIFMIKKLHLGHVAKSFALKQQPSLVGQSFQKQAKKRKIFERKTGVSKKRKVGSVTERRP; this is translated from the exons ATGGGGGTGAAGAAGCTTAGTCAGGGAGTGAAAAACGAGGGTAATGGCAGCAACGACAACGTTTTTGCTTCATGCTCCTTCTCCAGCCTTGGCCTTGATTCTAATTTGTGTGAACAGCTTCAtg AGAGGTTGGGGTTTGAAGTTCCAACGCTGGTGCAAGCTCAAGCGATTCCTGTTATTCTCTCTGGGCGTCATGC ATTGGTAAATGCTGCAACGGGCACGGGGAAGACTGCTGCATATCTCGCTCCGATTGTTCATCTCTTGCAGGGATACGAAAATCGGATTCAGCGCTCTGATGGAACATTTG CGTTGGTTCTTGTACCGACGCGTGAGCTATGTTTGCAGGTTTATGAAATTCTTCAGAAGTTATTGCATCGATTTCATTGGATTGTTCCAGGATATGTTATGGGTGGAGAAAATAGATCAAAGGAGAAAGCCAGGCTGCGCAAAG GCATATCAATTCTTATAGCAACTCCTGGGCGTCTTCTGGATCACTTGAAGAACACAACATCATTCTTGCACTCAAGTCTGCGCTGGATAATTTTTGATGAAGCTGATCG GATTTTGGAATTAGGATTTGGAAAAGATATAGAGGAAATACTAGATCTTTTAGGCTCAAGGAAAACAGCGCATGATGACCAAAAGAATACAGTTCCAAGAAACTCTAAAATTCAAAGACAGAATTTGCTTTTATCTGCCACCTTAAACGAGAAAGTGAACCACCTTGCTAAAATTAGTCTAGACAATCCAGTGATGGTTGGTCTTGATGGTAAGAAAATAGAACAAATTTCAACAGCTGTAAGCAATGACCATTCAGAATCTGATGAAGATAATGAAGACCAGTATTCCAGTAAAATGCCAACAGTTGGAGATTACAAAGTTCCTGTACAGTTGATTCAGAGATACATGAAAG TGCCTTGCGGTTCACGACTACCTATACTTCTTTCAATTATAAAGCATCTCTTTGAAAGGGAACCTTCACAAAAG GTTGTTGTATTCTTTTCAACATGCGATGCAGTAGATTTTCACTATTCACTGTTAagtgaatttcaattttcatcctATCCACAAACAGAAGGCACCCGACAGAAGTTTCTTGGATGCAAAATTTTTCAGTTACATGGTAGTATGGTGCAGGAGGACCGGAGAACCAGTTTTCAGACCTTTAAAACTGAGAAATCTGCTCTGCTTTTGTCTAGTGATGTTTCTGCTAGAGGCCTGGATTTTCCAAAGGTTAGATGCATCATACAATATGATTCTCCTGGAGAAGCTACAGAATATGTTCATAG GGTTGGTAGAACTGCCCGACTGGGTGAAAAGGGAGAGTCGTTGCTATTTCTGCAACCAGTTGAGATAGACTATTTACAGGACTTGGAAAAACATGGTGTGTCACTCACAGAGTATCCTGTCCTCAAAGTGTTGGATAGTTTTCCACTACAAAAGAACTACACAAAGAAGTCAGTGTTCTTAGATTCACATCCCTGGGTCCTTTCTCTCCAGAAGGCACTTGAAGCTTTCATCATGTCGAAG CCCGAGGTAGATAAACTTGCTAAGAAGGCATTTTGCTCTTGGGTTCGTGCATACACAGCCCATCGTGGTGAGttgaaaagaatatttatgATCAAGAAACTTCACTTGGGGCACGTAGCAAAAAGCTTTGCATTGAAACAGCAACCCTCTTTAGTTGGACAGTCATTCCAGAAGCAAGctaagaagagaaaaatatttgagaggAAAACTGGGGTGtcaaaaaagagaaaagttgGGAGTG
- the LOC114164073 gene encoding C-type lectin receptor-like tyrosine-protein kinase At1g52310 encodes MEAKSMELQFLLLLLFLLAVAAHGLASNATLNETCGYFDGSLSRDAKVPCPIGWVMDPNKTKCFLHVGRPQSWNDSEICCSKYGGHLASLTSLQELQFARSLCGESVNSCWIGGKRHNTTTGYQWMWSDNSPWNNSISPLENVPPHCNGTVLSCHRNNSDNLCTVMTNNSNSLVSERCDNPHSSLCILDIDAACNRMHCHRDYYLIILIVVSALILSTTLAVVVWLLVYKRGKKRRRSRKISVPGASLPSWKVFTKEELRSITKNFSEGNRLVGDTKTGGTYSGVLSDGSRVAVKRLKRTSFQRKKEFYSEISRVARLRYPNLVAVMGCCYDHGDRYIVYEFVANGPLDKWLHHIPRGGRSLDWAMRMKIATTLAQGIAFLHDKVKPQVVHRDIRASNVLLDEEFGARLMGVGLSKIVPYEVMHERTVMAGGTYGYLAPEFVYRNEFTTKSDVYSFGVLLLEIVSGRRPTQAVDSVGWQSIFEWATPLVQVHRYHELLDPHITSSSSSIIPEASTIQKVVDLVYSCTQHVPSMRPRMSHVVHQLQQIAQPPAK; translated from the exons ATGGAAGCCAAGTCCATGGAGCTGCAATTTCTTCTCCTTCTGCTATTTCTACTCGCTGTTGCTGCTCATGGACTCGCTTCTAATGCG ACACTGAACGAGACTTGTGGATACTTCGATGGTTCTCTCAGTAGAGATGCAAAAG TACCTTGCCCTATTGGTTGGGTTATGGACCCTAACAAGACCAAGTGCTTTCTTCATGTTGGGAGGCCTCAATCTTGGAATGACTCAGAGATCTGTTGTAGTAAGTATGGTGGACATTTAGCTTCATTGACATCACTTCAGGAGCTACAATTTGCTCGGAGCCTATGTGGTGAATCTGTGAATAGTTGCTGGATTGGTGGAAAAAGACATAACACTACAACTGGTTATCAGTGGATGTGGTCTGACAATTCACCATGGAATAACTCCATATCTCCATTGGAAAATGTTCCACCCCATTGTAATGGAACTGTACTATCCTGTCATAGAAACAATTCAGACAATTTGTGCACAGTAATGactaataattcaaactctCTCGTGAGTGAGAGATGCGACAATCCTCACTCTTCTCTATGTATACTTGATATAG ATGCAGCGTGTAACCGTATGCACTGCCATAGGGATTATTACCTTATCATCCTCATAGTAGTGAGTGCCTTGATACTCTCCACAACATTAGCAGTGGTAGTTTGGCTTCTTGTATATAAACGGGGCAAGAAAAGAAGGCGGTCTAGAAAAATATCTGTTCCAGGAGCATCTCTTCCATCATGGAAAGTCTTCACTAAAGAGGAATTGAGGTCAATTACGAAGAATTTCAGTGAAGGTAACCGTCTTGTTGGTGATACCAAGACTGGTGGTACATACAGTGGGGTTTTATCAGATGGTTCAAGGGTTGCAGTTAAGAGATTAAAGAGGACAAGCTTTCAGAGGAAAAAGGAGTTTTATTCTGAAATTAGCAGGGTTGCTAGGCTTAGATATCCCAATCTGGTTGCTGTGATGGGATGCTGCTATGATCATGGTGACCGTTACATTGTTTATGAGTTTGTAGCTAACGGTCCCTTAGATAAATGGCTGCATCACATACCTAGGGGAGGTCGCAGCTTAGATTGGGCTATGAGGATGAAAATTGCTACAACGCTTGCTCAAGGAATTGC GTTTCTGCATGACAAAGTTAAGCCACAAGTGGTGCATCGAGATATACGTGCAAGCAATGTACTGCTGGATGAGGAGTTTGGAGCACGCCTGATGGGTGTTGGTCTGTCAAAGATTGTGCCGTACGAAGTAATGCATGAGAGGACTGTCATGGCAGGTGGAACTTACGGATATCTTGCTCCAGAGTTTGTGTATAGAAACGAGTTTACAACGAAGAGTGACGTATATAGTTTTGGTGTCCTACTACTTGAAATAGTAAGTGGACGGAGACCTACACAGGCAGTTGATTCTGTTGGTTGGCAGAGTATCTTTGAGTGGGCAACACCTCTTGTGCAAGTTCATCGCTACCATGAACTCTTGGATCCTCATATAACTTCATCCTCTTCTAGCATTATCCCAGAGGCTAGTACCATCCAAAAGGTGGTTGACCTTGTTTATTCCTGCACGCAGCATGTTCCTTCTATGCGCCCTAGAATGTCTCATGTTGTTCACCAGCTGCAACAGATTGCCCAACCACCTGCAAAGTAA
- the LOC114163784 gene encoding DEAD-box ATP-dependent RNA helicase 17 isoform X2: MLQRARGRLLHISLRLFISCRDTKIGFSALMEHLVYEILQKLLHRFHWIVPGYVMGGENRSKEKARLRKGISILIATPGRLLDHLKNTTSFLHSSLRWIIFDEADRILELGFGKDIEEILDLLGSRKTAHDDQKNTVPRNSKIQRQNLLLSATLNEKVNHLAKISLDNPVMVGLDGKKIEQISTAVSNDHSESDEDNEDQYSSKMPTVGDYKVPVQLIQRYMKVPCGSRLPILLSIIKHLFEREPSQKVVVFFSTCDAVDFHYSLLSEFQFSSYPQTEGTRQKFLGCKIFQLHGSMVQEDRRTSFQTFKTEKSALLLSSDVSARGLDFPKVRCIIQYDSPGEATEYVHRVGRTARLGEKGESLLFLQPVEIDYLQDLEKHGVSLTEYPVLKVLDSFPLQKNYTKKSVFLDSHPWVLSLQKALEAFIMSKPEVDKLAKKAFCSWVRAYTAHRGELKRIFMIKKLHLGHVAKSFALKQQPSLVGQSFQKQAKKRKIFERKTGVSKKRKVGSVTERRP, translated from the exons ATGCTGCAACGGGCACGGGGAAGACTGCTGCATATCTCGCTCCGATTGTTCATCTCTTGCAGGGATACGAAAATCGGATTCAGCGCTCTGATGGAACATTTG GTTTATGAAATTCTTCAGAAGTTATTGCATCGATTTCATTGGATTGTTCCAGGATATGTTATGGGTGGAGAAAATAGATCAAAGGAGAAAGCCAGGCTGCGCAAAG GCATATCAATTCTTATAGCAACTCCTGGGCGTCTTCTGGATCACTTGAAGAACACAACATCATTCTTGCACTCAAGTCTGCGCTGGATAATTTTTGATGAAGCTGATCG GATTTTGGAATTAGGATTTGGAAAAGATATAGAGGAAATACTAGATCTTTTAGGCTCAAGGAAAACAGCGCATGATGACCAAAAGAATACAGTTCCAAGAAACTCTAAAATTCAAAGACAGAATTTGCTTTTATCTGCCACCTTAAACGAGAAAGTGAACCACCTTGCTAAAATTAGTCTAGACAATCCAGTGATGGTTGGTCTTGATGGTAAGAAAATAGAACAAATTTCAACAGCTGTAAGCAATGACCATTCAGAATCTGATGAAGATAATGAAGACCAGTATTCCAGTAAAATGCCAACAGTTGGAGATTACAAAGTTCCTGTACAGTTGATTCAGAGATACATGAAAG TGCCTTGCGGTTCACGACTACCTATACTTCTTTCAATTATAAAGCATCTCTTTGAAAGGGAACCTTCACAAAAG GTTGTTGTATTCTTTTCAACATGCGATGCAGTAGATTTTCACTATTCACTGTTAagtgaatttcaattttcatcctATCCACAAACAGAAGGCACCCGACAGAAGTTTCTTGGATGCAAAATTTTTCAGTTACATGGTAGTATGGTGCAGGAGGACCGGAGAACCAGTTTTCAGACCTTTAAAACTGAGAAATCTGCTCTGCTTTTGTCTAGTGATGTTTCTGCTAGAGGCCTGGATTTTCCAAAGGTTAGATGCATCATACAATATGATTCTCCTGGAGAAGCTACAGAATATGTTCATAG GGTTGGTAGAACTGCCCGACTGGGTGAAAAGGGAGAGTCGTTGCTATTTCTGCAACCAGTTGAGATAGACTATTTACAGGACTTGGAAAAACATGGTGTGTCACTCACAGAGTATCCTGTCCTCAAAGTGTTGGATAGTTTTCCACTACAAAAGAACTACACAAAGAAGTCAGTGTTCTTAGATTCACATCCCTGGGTCCTTTCTCTCCAGAAGGCACTTGAAGCTTTCATCATGTCGAAG CCCGAGGTAGATAAACTTGCTAAGAAGGCATTTTGCTCTTGGGTTCGTGCATACACAGCCCATCGTGGTGAGttgaaaagaatatttatgATCAAGAAACTTCACTTGGGGCACGTAGCAAAAAGCTTTGCATTGAAACAGCAACCCTCTTTAGTTGGACAGTCATTCCAGAAGCAAGctaagaagagaaaaatatttgagaggAAAACTGGGGTGtcaaaaaagagaaaagttgGGAGTG
- the LOC114163785 gene encoding uncharacterized protein LOC114163785 isoform X1, whose product MGTAEEVVEIESLEKSLLEENDGDAEAVLYAASFREMEQRFVKYQTVQWVLYSLLLILAWGIGFLMLLYLPVRRFILRKDIRSRTLYLTPNAIVYKVTRPVPFPCFGVLKKEKHVLLHSVADVVVEQGYMQSLFGVYSLRIENVGVRRPPSDDVKIEGVANPNAFRKAVMIRLSNMRNEVSRQVSTFEDVPHHLMMSSSKSLKHDYRPSREQVLMQKLEEVGSSVKRIQSLFEEQQSQTTESID is encoded by the exons ATGGGAACGGCGGAGGAGGTGGTGGAAATAGAGAGTTTGGAGAAGAGTTTGTTGGAGGAGAATGACGGCGACGCGGAGGCGGTGCTCTATGCGGCGTCGTTTCGGGAGATGGAACAGAGATTCGTGAAGTACCAAACGGTGCAGTGGGTGCTTTACTCCTTGTTGTTGATTCTGGCATGGGGCATTGGATTCCTCATGTTGCTTTATCTACCAGTGAGAAGGTTCATACTGAGGAAGGATATTCGTTCTAGAACCCTCTATCTCACTCCAAACGCCATTGTTTACAAG GTTACGAGGCCGGTGCCATTTCCGTGTTTTGGAGTGCTGAAGAAGGAGAAGCACGTTTTGCTGCACTCTGTGGCAGATGTTGTGGTTGAACAAG GATACATGCAATCACTTTTTGGCGTCTATTCTCTTAGAATTGAAAATGTTGGAGTTAGAAGGCCACCCAGTGATGATGTTAAAATCGAGGGGGTTGCGAACCCAAATGCTTTCAGGAAG GCAGTTATGATTCGTCTATCAAACATGAGAAATGAGGTGTCAAGGCAGGTTTCTACATTTGAAGATGTTCCACACCATCTGATG ATGTCTTCATCGAAATCATTGAAACATGATTATAGACCTTCTCGGGAGCAGGTATTAATGCAGAAACTAGAGGAAGTTGGAAGCTCTGTCAAG AGAATACAATCTTTATTTGAAGAGCAACAATCCCAAACCACAGAATCCATAGATTGA
- the LOC114163785 gene encoding uncharacterized protein LOC114163785 isoform X2: protein MGTAEEVVEIESLEKSLLEENDGDAEAVLYAASFREMEQRFVKYQTVQWVLYSLLLILAWGIGFLMLLYLPVRRFILRKDIRSRTLYLTPNAIVYKVTRPVPFPCFGVLKKEKHVLLHSVADVVVEQGYMQSLFGVYSLRIENVGVRRPPSDDVKIEGVANPNAFRKAVMIRLSNMRNEVSRQVSTFEDVPHHLMMSSSKSLKHDYRPSREQVLMQKLEEVGSSVKNPGMLFIAENTIFI from the exons ATGGGAACGGCGGAGGAGGTGGTGGAAATAGAGAGTTTGGAGAAGAGTTTGTTGGAGGAGAATGACGGCGACGCGGAGGCGGTGCTCTATGCGGCGTCGTTTCGGGAGATGGAACAGAGATTCGTGAAGTACCAAACGGTGCAGTGGGTGCTTTACTCCTTGTTGTTGATTCTGGCATGGGGCATTGGATTCCTCATGTTGCTTTATCTACCAGTGAGAAGGTTCATACTGAGGAAGGATATTCGTTCTAGAACCCTCTATCTCACTCCAAACGCCATTGTTTACAAG GTTACGAGGCCGGTGCCATTTCCGTGTTTTGGAGTGCTGAAGAAGGAGAAGCACGTTTTGCTGCACTCTGTGGCAGATGTTGTGGTTGAACAAG GATACATGCAATCACTTTTTGGCGTCTATTCTCTTAGAATTGAAAATGTTGGAGTTAGAAGGCCACCCAGTGATGATGTTAAAATCGAGGGGGTTGCGAACCCAAATGCTTTCAGGAAG GCAGTTATGATTCGTCTATCAAACATGAGAAATGAGGTGTCAAGGCAGGTTTCTACATTTGAAGATGTTCCACACCATCTGATG ATGTCTTCATCGAAATCATTGAAACATGATTATAGACCTTCTCGGGAGCAGGTATTAATGCAGAAACTAGAGGAAGTTGGAAGCTCTGTCAAG AACCCAGGTATGTTGTTTATTGCAGAGAATACAATCTTTATTTGA